A single genomic interval of Anopheles marshallii chromosome 2, idAnoMarsDA_429_01, whole genome shotgun sequence harbors:
- the LOC128708205 gene encoding G-box-binding factor-like gives MAGPFVGPPTTQTPTVSVAGVGAGLLNKLDRLAGSTVLHEARVYPVTVPSVRYRPSSGFNNGSEMSSSMPAATSPTVLTTVVQTDDFVVLPGPEDVLLLNTTTGLYQQSVTLTARMYPIEATAAKSIWGLPTLIWGILIGTVVILILILATLFFCCWVQPRTRKLLNSSYYTTTANNGHASQSSIVAKSCTSSDSNQLVMPLSIGICPPQYSAPPPPSNSTTTNTPQHTAASGSNSSLHHASHPAGGCAHHTCSTVTHAPNQQCTMASGGQDYSHVKYGSSPQQYASQQYAHHHHHAQQQQQQQHHQHQCIHYQQQQQQYNQQHHHHQQQQQQQQQQQHVQLHSHHVHGQQQYSPYNQHQYYHHPSTQQQQQQQQYLHYQQHQQQHHQQQREHHHQHHQQQQLQHQHHQSSSGHNRQSPQSQLVHTQLHKSMWAINPLYASSGVIDDDNDGDTNTTYRTRSLPSWGKNKQRPLSNADDLEELYAKVNFSKKRRNRMRNDEAAIIALCRSRSQNLAALPLATDQDAVVVYDERTAL, from the exons ATGGCCGGACCATTCGTTGGCCCGCCAACGACGCAGACACCCACGGTGTCGGTAGCAGGAGTTGGTGCCGGATTGCTGAACAAGTTGGACCGTCTAGCCGGGTCGACCGTGCTGCATGAGGCTCGCGTTTATCCGGTAACCGTACCGTCGGTCAGATATCGGCCTTCGAGCGGCTTTAACAATGGGTCCGAAATGAGCTCATCAATGCCCGCCGCAACCTCACCCACCGTCCTGACGACCGTCGTACAGACGGATGATTTCGTCGTCCTGCCAG GGCCAGAGGATGTGCTGCTGCTCAACACGACCACTGGACTGTACCAGCAATCGGTGACGCTAACCGCACGAATGTATCCGATTGAGGCCACCGCGGCAAAGTCGATCTGGGGCCTACCGACGCTGATCTGGGGTATATTGATCGGAACGGTCGTGATACTGATACTGATCCTAGCGACACTGTTCTTCTGCTGCTGGGTACAGCCACGGACGCGCAAACTGCTCAACTCGAGCTACTACACAACCACCGCCAATAACGGACACG CTTCCCAGAGCTCGATTGTTGCCAAATCGTGTACCAGCAGCGACTCGAACCAACTAGTGATGCCCCTCTCGATCGGCATCTGCCCACCACAGTACAGTGCCCCTCCGCCGCCCTCCAACAGCACGACCACCAACACCCCGCAGCACACCGCCGCTAGTGGTAGCAACAGTTCGCTACACCATGCTTCCCATCCCGCTGGCGGTTGTGCCCATCATACCTGCAGCACCGTCACACACGCCCCGAACCAGCAGTGCACCATGGCATCCGGTGGGCAGGACTATAGCCACGTAAAGTATGGCAGTTCGCCACAGCAGTACGCTTCCCAGCAGTAcgcacatcatcaccatcatgcgcaacaacagcagcagcagcagcaccatcaacaCCAATGCATACAttaccagcaacagcagcaacaatacaatcagcagcatcatcatcatcaacagcagcagcagcaacaacagcaacagcagcacgtACAGCTACACAGCCATCACGTGCACGGACAGCAGCAGTACAGCCCGTATAATCAGCATCAGTACTATCATCATCCTTcaacgcaacagcaacaacaacaacaacagtaccttCACtatcaacaacatcagcagcaacatcatcaacagcaaag ggagcatcatcaccaacaccatcaacagcaacagttgcaacatcagcatcaccaATCCTCCTCAGGGCATAACCGTCAGTCGCCGCAAAGTCAACTGGTGCACACACAGCTGCACAAGTCGATGTGGGCAATCAATCCACTATACGCTTCCAGTGGAG TGATCGACGATGACAACGATGGTGACACAAATACCACCTACCGGACACGCTCCTTACCATCGTGgggtaaaaacaaacagcgccCACTATCGAATGCGGACGATCTGGAGGAGCTGTACGCAAAG GTGAACTTTAGTAAAAAACGACGCAACCGGATGCGCAACGATGAGGCCGCCATTATTGCCCTGTGCCGGTCACGGTCGCAAAATCTAGCCGCACTGCCGCTCGCCACCGATCAGGATGCAGTGGTCGTGTACGACGAACGGACGGCGCTCTAG